The following are encoded in a window of Nitrososphaerota archaeon genomic DNA:
- the guaA gene encoding glutamine-hydrolyzing GMP synthase: MQHGEEILILDFGAQYAHLISRRVREAGVYAELVPYNISAAEIKKRRPAGLILSGGPRSVYDKDAFLPDSAIYNLGIPILGICYGLQLITHQLGGKVARGAKHEYGRAPLRIDDKSGLFKSLPDHIVCWMSHADKAESLPEGFKPIAHTENSPAAAIGSKTRSIYGVQFHPEVAHTEHGSEIIENFLFQVCGCRGGWSMKTFIETSVNEIRKKVGNERVLCGLSGGVDSSTVALLLHRAIGDKLTCVFIDHGLMRKGEGEQIVKTFREHFKIHLVNVDASERFLKRLNGVEDPEKKRKIIGEEFINVFTEEGLKLGNFQWLAQGTLYPDVIESSKAGSPAARIKTHHNVGGLPEKMNFKLIEPLRDLYKDEVRRVAKLLGLPDEIVTRHPFPGPGLAVRIIGAVTPEKLRLCRDASWIVEEELRKRGLYDKVWQAFAVTGDDHATGVLGDERNYGHVVTVRVVESVDAMTADWTKLPYPVIEEISNRITNEVPGVTWVTYAVSSKPPATIEPQ; the protein is encoded by the coding sequence ATACAGCATGGGGAAGAGATACTAATTCTTGACTTTGGAGCACAGTACGCTCACCTGATCAGTCGACGGGTAAGAGAGGCAGGAGTCTACGCCGAGCTCGTCCCGTACAACATCTCAGCGGCAGAGATTAAGAAGCGAAGACCAGCGGGACTCATACTTTCAGGCGGACCTCGAAGCGTCTACGATAAAGACGCTTTCCTCCCAGACTCAGCCATCTACAACCTCGGCATCCCGATCCTTGGGATATGTTACGGGCTTCAGCTCATTACTCATCAGCTCGGAGGAAAAGTGGCTAGAGGAGCCAAGCATGAGTACGGCAGGGCGCCACTTAGAATAGATGATAAATCTGGGCTCTTCAAGAGCCTTCCAGATCATATCGTATGCTGGATGAGCCACGCTGATAAGGCTGAGAGTCTACCAGAAGGCTTCAAGCCTATTGCGCATACCGAAAACTCGCCCGCAGCAGCCATAGGGAGCAAGACGCGCAGCATCTACGGTGTACAGTTCCACCCAGAGGTTGCTCACACCGAGCATGGTTCCGAGATTATTGAGAACTTTCTTTTCCAAGTCTGTGGCTGCCGCGGCGGCTGGAGTATGAAGACCTTCATCGAAACCTCGGTTAACGAAATCCGAAAGAAGGTTGGTAATGAACGTGTACTTTGTGGTTTAAGCGGTGGAGTAGACTCCTCCACAGTGGCTCTTTTGCTGCATCGAGCTATCGGGGACAAGTTGACCTGTGTCTTCATTGATCACGGACTGATGAGGAAGGGTGAAGGGGAGCAGATTGTCAAGACCTTCCGAGAACATTTCAAGATACACCTAGTTAACGTAGATGCTTCAGAGAGATTTTTGAAGCGGCTTAACGGTGTCGAAGATCCTGAGAAGAAGCGTAAAATCATCGGTGAGGAGTTCATCAACGTATTCACAGAAGAAGGATTGAAGCTGGGTAACTTCCAGTGGTTGGCTCAAGGAACACTCTACCCCGACGTCATAGAGAGCTCAAAGGCTGGAAGCCCAGCAGCCAGAATCAAGACGCATCACAACGTCGGCGGACTTCCTGAGAAGATGAACTTCAAGCTCATTGAACCTCTGCGAGACCTCTACAAGGATGAGGTTAGACGCGTAGCTAAACTGCTTGGCCTACCTGACGAAATCGTGACCCGTCACCCCTTCCCCGGCCCCGGCTTAGCGGTACGCATCATCGGCGCAGTGACCCCTGAGAAGCTCAGACTCTGTAGAGACGCAAGCTGGATAGTAGAGGAGGAGCTGAGGAAGAGAGGCCTCTACGATAAGGTTTGGCAGGCCTTCGCAGTCACCGGCGACGATCACGCTACAGGAGTACTAGGGGATGAGAGGAACTACGGTCACGTGGTAACTGTACGAGTAGTCGAATCTGTAGACGCGATGACCGCCGACTGGACAAAACTACCCTACCCAGTAATCGAAGAAATCAGCAACCGTATCACTAACGAAGTACCCGGCGTAACTTGGGTCACCTACGCGGTGTCAAGCAAACCGCCCGCTACAATAGAACCGCAGTAA
- a CDS encoding amino acid-binding protein, protein MWRQIQTRFTRQKARLSVVRKMIELGIGLAPPFQLCVGDVNVSDSALAEAVGVDRRVVRSTVKQIMQDPDLRDIFTQVKPIGVSLVDIAKKLGYSVLVVYADPHKPGVISGISTILSDYNVVIRQALADDPDFIPDPKLTLVLDGRVPPDAIGKIQSLAQVDSLTLKR, encoded by the coding sequence ATGTGGCGGCAGATTCAGACTCGGTTCACGCGGCAGAAGGCACGGCTTAGTGTCGTGCGTAAAATGATTGAACTCGGAATCGGCTTGGCGCCGCCTTTTCAGCTGTGTGTAGGTGACGTGAATGTAAGCGACTCTGCTTTGGCTGAAGCCGTCGGGGTGGATAGACGAGTTGTTCGAAGCACAGTGAAGCAGATTATGCAGGATCCGGATCTTCGAGACATCTTTACGCAGGTGAAGCCGATTGGGGTGAGTTTGGTGGATATCGCAAAAAAGCTGGGTTACAGTGTGCTGGTTGTCTACGCCGATCCGCATAAGCCCGGTGTGATATCCGGTATCTCCACAATACTCTCTGATTACAATGTAGTTATTCGACAGGCGCTTGCAGATGACCCCGATTTTATACCTGATCCTAAGTTGACACTTGTTCTTGACGGGCGTGTCCCGCCCGATGCTATCGGGAAGATACAGTCACTCGCACAGGTGGATAGCTTGACCTTGAAGCGTTAG
- a CDS encoding isocitrate/isopropylmalate dehydrogenase family protein, protein MAKYRVPVMPGDGIGPEIIAEGRKVIDAVSEVDSFEIDWIDYPHGADHYLATGELISEDTLKELRKYKSIYLGALGDPRVEPGVLELGILLRLRFYMDEYVNLRPIKLFDGIDTPIKYKTSKDINFTVVRENTEDFYVGLGARVKKGKSHTTLDLIRDTYKVKFGIDVDTDAEEVAFQLGVMSRHGARRVIKYAFDYAKDHNRTKVTAVDKANVITNLYGMWREIYRDVAKGYPGIETDFAFVDATTMWFVKNPEWFQVLVTPNLFGDIITDLGAMIQGGLGFAAGGNINPEGTSMFEPIHGSAPKYKGMNKVNPIATILAGGLLLENLGLRKSADKIEKAVAEVIKDGKVKTYDMGGKSTTRDMGDAVAAKVKTL, encoded by the coding sequence TTGGCTAAATACAGAGTTCCAGTTATGCCCGGTGACGGAATCGGGCCCGAAATCATAGCTGAAGGCAGAAAAGTCATTGACGCGGTGAGCGAAGTCGATTCATTCGAGATTGACTGGATTGATTACCCTCACGGAGCAGATCATTACCTTGCTACAGGTGAGTTAATCAGCGAAGACACTTTGAAGGAACTCAGAAAGTACAAGTCCATCTATCTGGGAGCCCTCGGAGATCCACGGGTTGAACCTGGTGTTCTGGAGCTAGGAATCCTTCTACGCCTCCGCTTCTACATGGATGAGTATGTGAATCTAAGGCCAATCAAGCTCTTTGACGGCATCGACACTCCGATAAAGTACAAGACTTCGAAGGACATCAACTTCACAGTGGTTCGTGAGAACACCGAGGACTTTTACGTGGGCCTTGGAGCACGAGTAAAGAAAGGGAAAAGCCACACAACCCTAGACCTAATCCGGGACACGTACAAAGTAAAGTTCGGGATCGATGTAGACACGGATGCTGAGGAAGTTGCGTTTCAACTCGGAGTCATGAGCCGCCACGGCGCCAGACGCGTGATAAAATACGCGTTTGATTACGCTAAAGATCATAACCGAACTAAGGTTACGGCCGTTGACAAGGCCAACGTTATCACAAACTTGTACGGGATGTGGCGTGAGATTTACCGAGACGTCGCCAAAGGATACCCGGGCATCGAGACCGACTTCGCCTTCGTTGACGCTACAACCATGTGGTTTGTAAAGAACCCTGAGTGGTTCCAAGTGCTTGTAACACCCAACCTTTTCGGAGACATCATAACTGACCTAGGCGCAATGATCCAAGGCGGCCTCGGCTTCGCAGCAGGCGGCAACATCAACCCAGAAGGCACATCAATGTTCGAACCTATCCACGGCTCAGCCCCCAAGTACAAGGGAATGAACAAGGTAAACCCAATCGCAACAATCCTCGCAGGCGGCCTCCTCCTAGAAAATCTCGGACTACGCAAATCAGCCGACAAAATAGAGAAAGCAGTAGCTGAAGTCATAAAGGACGGCAAGGTCAAAACCTACGACATGGGCGGAAAATCAACCACAAGGGACATGGGAGACGCCGTCGCAGCCAAAGTCAAAACACTGTAA
- a CDS encoding carbohydrate kinase family protein codes for MISGLNLTTDERLIEKLSQFRTVIMPDFFIDRIVKLPSLSDFLKNIEIKRDAGGGSIHSIEQVEMRGGNAANVAYGLGRLGVRVNLIAVANKSSEALLRHVFSTLPNVSINTVDGRPGYTVALEFPHQDRLVNVMLSDVGEVGDFTSDKMPMDCWEKIRKANLVGVFNWAANKKGSELAERVFQEASENDVMTYFAPADVSGRRSEIPKMLSALQGRLDVLSINENEARIISEMLSIDRLPIDYRSNHIARCVELISDAIGTRVDMHTPFGSASSYEGVTYYSPSFEAERRISTGAGDVWDSANITGHLLQLDPPERLRLANAAAALYISSLDAESPSPTSILSLLEKSV; via the coding sequence ATGATATCCGGTTTGAATCTCACAACCGATGAGCGGTTGATTGAGAAGTTGTCACAGTTTAGAACTGTGATTATGCCTGATTTTTTCATCGACAGAATCGTGAAGCTGCCTTCTCTCAGCGATTTTCTGAAGAACATAGAGATTAAGCGGGACGCTGGAGGCGGAAGCATACACTCTATCGAGCAGGTGGAGATGAGAGGTGGTAACGCCGCTAACGTCGCTTACGGCTTAGGTCGGCTCGGCGTCAGAGTCAATCTTATAGCGGTGGCAAACAAATCATCTGAAGCTCTTCTCAGACATGTTTTTTCAACTCTCCCGAATGTGTCAATCAACACTGTAGACGGTAGGCCCGGCTACACTGTTGCGCTTGAGTTTCCCCACCAGGATCGGCTTGTCAACGTGATGCTGAGCGATGTAGGCGAGGTCGGAGACTTCACCTCAGATAAGATGCCTATGGACTGCTGGGAGAAAATACGAAAAGCGAATCTCGTCGGTGTCTTCAACTGGGCTGCTAACAAGAAGGGTTCTGAGCTGGCTGAGCGCGTCTTCCAAGAGGCGTCTGAGAACGATGTAATGACCTACTTTGCACCTGCGGATGTTTCAGGGCGGCGCAGCGAGATCCCTAAGATGCTCTCCGCTTTACAAGGCAGGCTAGATGTCTTGAGCATTAATGAGAATGAGGCTAGAATTATCTCCGAGATGCTTTCGATTGACCGTCTACCCATAGATTACCGGTCTAACCATATTGCGAGGTGTGTTGAACTGATCTCGGACGCTATAGGCACTAGAGTTGACATGCATACTCCGTTCGGCTCAGCCTCCTCATACGAAGGAGTAACGTACTACTCCCCATCCTTCGAGGCTGAACGGCGAATATCAACAGGTGCAGGCGATGTCTGGGACTCTGCGAACATAACCGGTCACCTGCTTCAACTCGACCCTCCCGAGCGGCTCAGATTGGCCAACGCGGCTGCAGCGCTGTATATCTCAAGCTTGGACGCAGAGTCACCATCACCAACCAGTATTTTATCTCTGCTTGAAAAAAGCGTTTAG
- a CDS encoding isocitrate/isopropylmalate dehydrogenase family protein yields the protein MAKKIALIRGDGAGPELVDAMLTVLNAVGTKAKIITCDAGLEWWQEHGGPSFIPPETWDVLKSSDACYKGPTTTLPTPNTPKSVAVGIRQYFDLYANIRPIKTFPGQVGPLGEVDFVCVREGTEGLYSGLEHRLSDDCAISIRKITRKSCTRIAKYAFDMAREKKWKKVVVINKGNILKETDGMFLKIVEEVAKGYSDIEWEPYFVDNFSQQLIKNPQRFNQNIVMSTNLFMDILSEEASGLVGSIGCIYSANIGDKYAMFEPAHGSAPKYKGMNKVNPVATILSGAWMLEYIGEKKLSDAIFKATIEVIKEGKHVTYDLGGSETTSGMAKVIAKKATAIL from the coding sequence TTGGCTAAGAAGATCGCATTAATTCGCGGAGACGGCGCCGGACCAGAGTTGGTCGACGCGATGCTTACAGTCCTGAACGCAGTTGGAACAAAGGCAAAAATCATCACCTGCGATGCAGGACTTGAGTGGTGGCAAGAGCACGGAGGACCATCCTTCATCCCACCAGAGACATGGGATGTTTTGAAGTCTTCAGACGCATGCTACAAGGGACCAACCACAACGCTTCCCACCCCGAACACACCCAAAAGCGTCGCAGTTGGTATTCGCCAATACTTCGATCTATACGCGAACATTCGGCCAATAAAGACATTCCCAGGCCAAGTTGGTCCGCTGGGTGAAGTTGACTTTGTTTGTGTCCGCGAAGGTACTGAGGGTTTATACTCGGGCCTAGAACACCGGCTGAGCGACGACTGCGCAATTAGCATCAGAAAGATTACGCGGAAGAGCTGCACCCGGATTGCGAAGTACGCCTTTGACATGGCGCGCGAGAAGAAGTGGAAGAAGGTTGTTGTAATTAACAAGGGAAACATTCTGAAGGAGACTGACGGAATGTTCCTGAAGATTGTCGAGGAGGTGGCGAAGGGCTATTCAGATATTGAGTGGGAGCCTTACTTTGTCGACAACTTCAGCCAGCAGCTAATCAAGAACCCACAGCGCTTCAACCAGAATATCGTGATGAGCACCAACCTCTTCATGGACATACTCTCTGAAGAGGCTTCAGGCCTAGTAGGAAGCATCGGCTGCATCTACTCAGCCAACATCGGTGACAAATACGCAATGTTTGAGCCTGCTCACGGAAGCGCACCCAAATACAAGGGAATGAACAAGGTGAACCCAGTAGCCACAATCCTCTCAGGTGCCTGGATGCTTGAGTACATAGGCGAAAAGAAGCTATCAGACGCCATCTTCAAAGCTACCATTGAAGTGATCAAGGAAGGCAAGCATGTCACATACGATCTAGGCGGCAGCGAAACCACCTCAGGTATGGCCAAGGTCATCGCCAAGAAGGCAACTGCAATCCTATAG
- a CDS encoding TCP-1/cpn60 chaperonin family protein — translation MATAIPAVTSSGQPVLILKEGSSQTRGRDAQKNNIMAAKLIAEIVRSSLGPRGMDKMLVDSLGDVTITNDGATILKEIDVQHPAAKMMVEISKATDQEVGDGTTSAVIFAGALLEKAEELISKDVHPTIIVDGYRKASAKALDILKTSAIKISPDDREWLIKIAKTSVATKLVSKESDLLSAIVVDALLQVAEKTDGGVKVDIDDVKVEKKPGGSVRDTSLVKGIILDKEVVHSGMPKSVKNAKIALINSALEIEKTEFDAKINISNPEQMKLFLDEENRMLKGMVDKIVESGANVIICQKGIDDIAQHYLAKQGIIAVRRVKQSDIEKLAKATGGRVVTNLEELSKSDLGKAGLVEERNVEEDKWVFVEGAANPKAVSLLIRGGTQRIVDEAERSMHDALCVVRDVIQKPAVVAGGGAPEAHIASKLRAWSNTLGGREQLAVQLFSDALESIPLTLAENAGLDPIDTQVELRAAQSQGKTWYGVSALDGGVKDMENLNVFEPVAVKEQIIKSATEAACMIIRIDDVIASSKMKAPAGPPGGPGGMGGMGED, via the coding sequence AACAAGAGGGCGAGATGCTCAGAAAAATAATATCATGGCGGCGAAGCTAATCGCTGAAATTGTTCGTTCATCTCTTGGTCCACGTGGAATGGATAAGATGCTCGTCGACAGCCTCGGCGATGTCACCATCACCAACGATGGAGCAACTATTCTGAAAGAGATTGACGTTCAGCATCCAGCAGCTAAAATGATGGTTGAGATTTCAAAAGCTACAGATCAGGAGGTCGGCGACGGAACCACTTCTGCAGTGATCTTCGCAGGAGCGCTTTTAGAAAAAGCTGAGGAGCTCATCTCAAAAGATGTGCACCCAACAATCATTGTCGACGGATACAGGAAGGCCTCTGCAAAGGCACTGGACATCCTGAAAACCTCTGCAATCAAGATTTCCCCTGACGACCGTGAATGGCTGATCAAAATCGCGAAGACAAGCGTAGCAACTAAACTGGTCAGCAAAGAATCTGACTTGCTCTCAGCAATAGTTGTAGACGCGCTTCTACAGGTAGCGGAGAAAACAGACGGCGGAGTTAAGGTCGACATCGATGATGTGAAGGTTGAGAAGAAGCCGGGCGGATCCGTCAGAGACACATCGCTAGTAAAAGGTATCATCCTCGACAAAGAGGTTGTTCACAGCGGAATGCCAAAGAGTGTTAAGAACGCCAAGATCGCGCTAATCAACTCAGCCCTTGAAATCGAGAAAACAGAGTTCGACGCAAAGATCAATATCAGCAACCCTGAGCAGATGAAGCTCTTCCTTGACGAAGAGAACCGTATGCTCAAAGGCATGGTAGACAAAATTGTAGAGTCTGGCGCAAACGTCATCATCTGCCAGAAAGGCATCGACGATATTGCTCAGCACTACCTAGCAAAGCAAGGCATCATAGCGGTCAGACGCGTCAAGCAAAGCGATATTGAGAAGCTCGCCAAGGCTACAGGAGGCCGCGTCGTCACCAACCTCGAAGAGCTCTCTAAGAGCGATCTCGGCAAGGCCGGACTCGTTGAAGAAAGGAATGTCGAGGAGGACAAATGGGTCTTCGTTGAAGGTGCAGCAAACCCGAAGGCAGTCAGCCTCTTGATACGAGGAGGAACTCAACGCATCGTAGACGAAGCTGAGAGATCGATGCATGATGCCCTCTGCGTAGTACGAGACGTAATACAGAAACCAGCGGTGGTCGCCGGCGGAGGAGCACCTGAAGCTCACATCGCCAGTAAGCTAAGAGCATGGTCAAACACCCTAGGCGGAAGAGAGCAGCTTGCAGTCCAACTATTCAGCGACGCCCTCGAGTCAATACCGCTGACCTTGGCGGAGAACGCGGGGTTAGACCCAATCGATACTCAGGTTGAGCTCAGAGCAGCGCAGAGTCAAGGAAAGACCTGGTACGGTGTCAGCGCCCTAGACGGAGGCGTCAAGGACATGGAGAATCTAAACGTCTTCGAGCCTGTAGCTGTTAAGGAGCAGATAATCAAGTCAGCTACTGAAGCAGCCTGCATGATAATCAGGATCGACGATGTCATCGCATCATCCAAGATGAAGGCACCCGCAGGACCACCCGGTGGCCCAGGCGGAATGGGCGGCATGGGTGAAGACTAG